In Thalassotalea fonticola, a single genomic region encodes these proteins:
- a CDS encoding DMT family transporter, whose translation MSWLFLLFGVAAEAMSHVALKETDGFSRPIPSILVLLGHLAAFVFLGQAMKGMPVGIVHALWAGLAIVTVTLLSTVIYRQHLDSTTWFGMALVAVGVAIINVSNGHSH comes from the coding sequence ATGAGTTGGTTATTTCTTTTATTCGGTGTAGCTGCTGAAGCTATGTCACATGTTGCCTTGAAAGAAACTGATGGGTTTAGCAGACCAATACCAAGCATATTAGTGCTATTAGGGCACTTGGCTGCGTTCGTCTTTTTAGGCCAAGCAATGAAAGGTATGCCAGTAGGTATTGTGCATGCTTTATGGGCTGGACTGGCGATTGTTACCGTCACATTATTGTCGACGGTTATATATCGACAGCACCTTGACTCAACAACTTGGTTTGGTATGGCTTTAGTCGCTGTAGGAGTTGCTATAATTAACGTTTCAAATGGGCACAGCCATTAA
- a CDS encoding PH domain-containing protein: MDKEINSTMNEVASTNDIPLEQQMTSTHKWQRISPIALIYFVLMFIKNIFGNFIYVAPALLIGYNKAMEDPSFWLPFFYGLSALLGLASLLSYYFFQYRLTNQQIEIRSGVFAKKYVNLPFSRIQNVELTEPLYYRPFGYTCMQLDTAGSVKQEAKVVALKKSFAQQLKHEILAAHLVQSNQVEQINNERSAADEQTSSIIPNEDDETVLDRRNLDDLVIHGLTNNRVWIFLGGLAPFIDKISAQIGDWLMIFGINVNQYFEFEGRSGWQIASTVLSTFLIVMLIISLFSVLGSIISFHDFKLSKIGDRYIRRSGLFTKTEVTMRLSRLQMIVCQQDWLDILLRRINLKFEQSNANFNNAQAGQLTNKIIVPSVTNKECQHLMLDAYPDNQLKNTVFKRVNPRLLIRNICLFLLPLSCFVAWIFVENENIEGLPYLGAGALFVGLLMVMRYSRWGYAKDDNFIYVRKGCIGVDYYTFPIYKIQQTSFKQSWFLKRKQLCSIEFVLAAGAVNVPYLAEADGLELIDTCLYEVEESKRSWM, translated from the coding sequence ATGGATAAAGAAATAAATTCAACTATGAATGAAGTAGCAAGCACTAATGACATACCGTTAGAGCAGCAAATGACTAGTACACATAAATGGCAAAGAATTTCACCTATTGCATTAATTTATTTTGTCTTAATGTTCATCAAGAATATCTTTGGCAATTTCATTTACGTTGCGCCAGCATTACTCATTGGCTATAACAAAGCCATGGAAGATCCGAGTTTTTGGCTACCATTTTTCTATGGTTTATCTGCCTTGTTAGGCTTAGCGTCATTATTGAGTTACTACTTTTTTCAGTATCGATTAACCAATCAACAAATTGAAATTCGTTCTGGTGTGTTTGCCAAAAAATACGTTAATTTACCATTTTCCCGCATTCAAAATGTGGAGCTGACTGAGCCATTGTATTATCGCCCGTTCGGTTATACCTGCATGCAACTTGATACAGCAGGTTCAGTGAAGCAAGAAGCGAAAGTAGTAGCGTTAAAAAAATCATTTGCACAGCAACTTAAGCATGAAATTCTTGCCGCACATTTAGTGCAAAGCAACCAGGTAGAGCAAATAAATAATGAACGTTCAGCCGCTGATGAACAAACTAGCTCAATCATTCCCAATGAAGATGATGAAACAGTACTCGATCGTCGAAATTTAGATGACTTGGTTATTCATGGTTTAACCAATAACCGAGTGTGGATATTTTTAGGTGGTCTGGCACCATTTATCGATAAAATATCAGCACAAATTGGTGATTGGTTAATGATATTTGGTATTAATGTAAATCAATACTTTGAATTTGAAGGCCGTTCAGGTTGGCAAATTGCCAGTACAGTGTTGTCGACATTTTTAATCGTCATGTTAATTATTAGTCTTTTCTCAGTGCTTGGTTCAATAATCTCGTTCCATGATTTTAAACTGAGTAAAATTGGTGATCGTTACATTCGGCGCAGTGGCTTATTTACTAAAACAGAAGTCACCATGCGTTTATCTCGTTTACAAATGATAGTTTGCCAACAAGATTGGTTAGACATTTTATTAAGACGTATCAACCTTAAATTTGAACAATCCAATGCCAATTTTAATAATGCGCAAGCAGGGCAACTTACCAATAAAATTATTGTACCGTCGGTAACCAATAAAGAGTGCCAGCACTTGATGCTTGATGCCTACCCAGACAATCAATTAAAAAACACAGTATTTAAGCGAGTAAATCCGCGCTTATTAATTAGAAATATTTGTCTGTTTTTATTACCATTAAGCTGTTTCGTCGCTTGGATATTTGTTGAAAATGAAAATATTGAAGGCTTACCTTATCTGGGCGCTGGCGCGCTATTTGTCGGTCTTTTAATGGTGATGCGCTATTCTCGTTGGGGATACGCCAAAGATGATAACTTTATTTACGTTCGCAAGGGCTGTATAGGTGTTGATTACTACACCTTTCCTATCTATAAAATTCAGCAAACCTCGTTTAAGCAAAGTTGGTTTTTAAAACGCAAACAATTGTGTTCGATAGAGTTTGTACTTGCTGCTGGCGCCGTTAATGTGCCTTATTTAGCGGAAGCAGATGGACTGGAGTTAATTGATACTTGCTTGTATGAAGTAGAAGAAAGTAAGCGCAGTTGGATGTAG
- a CDS encoding LysR family transcriptional regulator, whose protein sequence is MKWEGISEFVHVAESESFTQASKKLQISTAQVSRQVSALEQRLNIKLLYRTTRKVSLTQEGHLFYQHCRGVLDGLDEAERAITNLQSRPQGKIKLTAPVTYGEQHILPLLNDFMLKYSDIEISAYLSNQQVDLVEEGYDLAIRIGKLSDSTMMAKKLGQRTNYVCASPSYLKKYGTPHSLSELAKHHCLVGTLDYWRFTEAGKEKSIRISGGIRYNSGLGLVDAVLKGLGVVHLPDYYVNQHIKNGNLVSILDQFREPEEGIWAIYPQNRHLSPKIRLLVDYLNEYLS, encoded by the coding sequence ATGAAATGGGAAGGCATTAGCGAATTTGTTCATGTAGCGGAATCGGAAAGCTTTACACAGGCGTCCAAAAAGTTGCAAATATCTACCGCGCAGGTAAGTCGTCAGGTGAGTGCATTAGAGCAACGACTTAATATTAAATTACTTTATCGCACCACGCGTAAAGTATCTTTAACTCAGGAGGGGCATTTATTTTATCAGCATTGTCGTGGCGTTCTCGATGGCTTAGATGAAGCGGAACGGGCGATCACAAATTTACAATCCAGGCCGCAAGGTAAGATAAAGCTCACCGCACCAGTCACCTACGGTGAACAACATATACTGCCTTTATTAAATGATTTCATGTTGAAATATAGTGACATTGAAATTTCTGCATACCTGAGTAACCAACAGGTCGATTTAGTAGAGGAAGGCTATGATTTAGCTATTCGCATCGGCAAGTTAAGTGACTCGACGATGATGGCAAAAAAGTTAGGGCAAAGAACTAATTATGTTTGCGCCTCTCCCAGCTATTTAAAGAAGTATGGTACGCCACATTCTCTTTCCGAACTTGCTAAACATCATTGTCTGGTGGGTACTCTAGATTACTGGCGGTTTACCGAAGCAGGAAAAGAAAAAAGCATTCGTATCAGTGGTGGTATTCGTTACAACAGTGGGCTGGGCTTAGTTGATGCCGTGTTAAAGGGGTTAGGTGTCGTTCATTTACCTGATTACTATGTTAATCAACATATAAAAAATGGAAATTTAGTCAGCATACTCGACCAATTCAGGGAGCCTGAAGAGGGCATTTGGGCTATCTATCCACAAAATCGCCATTTATCACCAAAAATAAGATTGCTTGTGGATTACCTCAATGAGTATCTAAGTTAA
- the fghA gene encoding S-formylglutathione hydrolase yields MIIENVSSNKVFDGWHKQYTHQSAVLNCNMRFAIYLPPQATNNQKVPVLYWLSGLTCTDENFMQKAGAQRIAAELGVAIVAPDTSPRGEDVADDEGYDLGKGAGFYVNATEAPWSRHYQMYDYIVKELPELIESTFPVNEQRSIAGHSMGGHGALTIAMLNPDRYQSMSAFSPISNPMNCPWGQKAFTAYLGKDKAFWRIHDASELMRQAKRFVPAKVDQGESDDFLTEQLKPEMLEAAAKASGYPLEINLHQGYDHSYYFISSFIEAHLRFHATHLNK; encoded by the coding sequence ATGATCATTGAAAATGTAAGTAGTAATAAAGTATTCGACGGTTGGCACAAACAATATACTCACCAGTCGGCGGTGCTAAATTGTAATATGCGCTTTGCTATATATTTACCACCGCAAGCAACAAATAATCAGAAAGTCCCGGTGTTGTACTGGCTTTCAGGCTTAACTTGTACGGATGAAAATTTCATGCAAAAAGCCGGGGCACAACGCATTGCTGCTGAATTAGGAGTAGCGATTGTTGCGCCTGATACCAGTCCGCGTGGTGAAGATGTTGCTGATGATGAGGGCTATGATTTAGGTAAAGGTGCGGGATTTTACGTGAATGCCACTGAAGCTCCGTGGAGCCGCCATTACCAGATGTACGATTATATTGTGAAGGAGTTACCTGAATTAATAGAATCTACATTTCCGGTTAATGAGCAACGCTCTATTGCTGGACATTCTATGGGGGGGCATGGTGCTTTGACTATTGCAATGTTAAATCCAGACCGTTATCAATCGATGTCAGCGTTTAGTCCGATCAGTAATCCAATGAACTGTCCTTGGGGTCAAAAGGCATTTACTGCCTATTTAGGCAAGGATAAAGCGTTTTGGCGAATCCATGATGCCAGTGAATTAATGCGACAAGCGAAACGATTTGTACCGGCAAAAGTTGATCAGGGTGAGTCGGATGACTTTTTGACTGAACAGTTAAAACCTGAAATGTTAGAGGCAGCAGCAAAAGCGAGTGGCTATCCGCTGGAAATAAACCTTCATCAAGGGTATGACCACAGCTACTACTTTATCTCGAGTTTTATTGAAGCGCACTTGCGTTTTCATGCTACACATCTAAACAAATAA
- a CDS encoding PH domain-containing protein — MTEQASCEFSNLEISKDDMPKLQALNYTELSEKYAPTHRLVSLVTTVIMMLILVCISYQPFFDVPKDVVNTLQYPIWGIGTLGLVVSLYHSLADPKKRYALREQDISYQSGLVFRKTVSQPILRVQHVELKRGPVDRKVGLANLQVFSAGGAMHTFEIPGLDFETAEDIRQFILAHKDINLHG, encoded by the coding sequence ATGACCGAGCAGGCTAGCTGTGAATTTTCTAATCTAGAAATAAGCAAAGATGATATGCCGAAATTACAGGCATTAAACTATACCGAGCTATCTGAAAAATACGCACCAACGCATAGACTGGTTAGCCTAGTTACGACCGTTATTATGATGTTGATATTAGTATGTATTAGTTACCAACCATTTTTCGATGTCCCTAAAGATGTGGTAAACACCTTGCAATATCCTATTTGGGGCATAGGTACATTAGGTCTCGTAGTTAGCCTATACCACTCTCTTGCCGACCCCAAAAAGCGCTATGCCCTAAGAGAACAAGACATTAGCTATCAATCAGGTTTAGTGTTTCGTAAAACCGTAAGTCAGCCGATTTTACGAGTACAACATGTTGAACTAAAACGCGGCCCAGTCGATCGCAAAGTTGGTCTGGCCAACCTACAGGTTTTTAGTGCCGGTGGCGCCATGCATACTTTTGAGATTCCCGGTTTAGACTTTGAAACTGCCGAAGATATCCGCCAATTTATATTGGCTCATAAGGATATAAATTTGCATGGATAA
- a CDS encoding alpha/beta hydrolase family protein, which translates to MFKYFPLTILFFIVFSNISSAKTTTEKLPLEYFFNRSDIVDLKISPTGEYFAGKVKIDGLFQLAILERKTMKPIQLLSFNKDKSELHEFGWLNEERVYASMSTQAGPLDKPRGTGVLFAGNIDGSKKIQLLGPHGNGFYFWGAHTILSRLKDDKRNILIELSNWERSYVHKLNVYTGKIRKVAKSPTKSASFMVDDNEQVRIAIGYEEDDGVSRTIIHYRADNRGDWQELDSRDENEGRFSPMGTFDETGMQVYIAKGAEGKGIYHYDVKNKSTKLIHAIDGEETIDGFLYNEALDIIGILRQKGKLEAELFDAKSDAVKLYRSVAASFPGQIVRFSGFTEDKDFAVIKTFSDLNPTSFYLFDLKNPKMSYLLNTKAWVDPKKTAPMEPISYQARDGLEITGFLTRPLGKAKDLPMVVYVHGGPYGIKDEWGYDSRVQFMANRGYAVLQINYRGSGGRGNDFIKSNYQKMGAEMQDDLTDGTLWAIEQGIANKDRICIFGASYGGYAAMMAVVKEPDLYKCAIPYVGVYDIAIQKDESDTANFEGGRKFLADAWNAYDEEFVKERSPIYHLDKLKAPLFLVHGEDDPRCPIEQYEALAEALDKRGIKYESLVKDDEGHGFYDLDNVFELHQRLEKFLKKHIGN; encoded by the coding sequence TTGTTCAAATACTTTCCCCTTACAATCTTGTTTTTCATCGTCTTTAGTAATATCTCAAGCGCTAAAACAACCACAGAAAAGCTACCACTGGAATATTTCTTCAATCGCTCCGATATTGTTGATTTAAAAATATCGCCAACCGGAGAATATTTTGCCGGTAAAGTCAAAATTGATGGTTTGTTTCAGCTGGCTATTCTAGAGCGCAAAACGATGAAACCAATTCAGCTGTTATCGTTTAATAAAGATAAAAGTGAATTGCATGAATTTGGTTGGTTAAACGAAGAACGCGTGTATGCCAGTATGAGTACGCAAGCTGGCCCGTTAGATAAACCCAGAGGTACAGGCGTATTATTTGCTGGCAACATAGATGGTAGTAAGAAAATTCAATTGCTTGGCCCGCACGGTAATGGCTTTTATTTCTGGGGCGCACATACTATTTTAAGTCGTTTAAAAGATGATAAGCGCAATATTTTGATTGAGCTTTCAAACTGGGAGCGCAGCTATGTGCATAAATTGAATGTATATACCGGTAAAATTCGCAAAGTGGCGAAAAGCCCAACTAAAAGTGCATCTTTCATGGTTGATGATAATGAGCAAGTACGTATTGCCATTGGTTATGAAGAAGATGATGGCGTTTCTCGAACAATAATTCATTATCGGGCTGATAACCGTGGCGATTGGCAAGAACTGGATAGTCGCGATGAGAATGAAGGTCGATTTAGTCCTATGGGCACATTCGATGAAACCGGCATGCAGGTTTATATTGCTAAAGGGGCAGAAGGTAAAGGTATTTACCATTATGATGTAAAAAATAAATCAACCAAACTTATTCATGCTATTGATGGCGAAGAGACTATCGATGGTTTTCTTTATAATGAAGCGTTGGACATTATCGGCATTTTACGCCAAAAAGGTAAACTTGAAGCAGAATTGTTTGATGCCAAAAGTGACGCGGTTAAATTATACCGCTCTGTTGCTGCCTCATTTCCCGGACAAATTGTCCGCTTTAGCGGTTTCACGGAAGATAAAGACTTTGCCGTGATCAAAACATTCTCAGATTTAAATCCAACGTCATTTTATTTATTCGATTTAAAAAATCCTAAGATGAGCTATTTGCTCAATACTAAAGCTTGGGTTGACCCGAAAAAGACCGCACCTATGGAGCCCATCAGTTATCAAGCCAGAGATGGCTTAGAGATCACGGGCTTTCTAACTAGGCCTTTAGGCAAAGCCAAAGACCTGCCAATGGTGGTATATGTACATGGTGGACCATACGGCATAAAAGACGAATGGGGTTACGACAGCCGTGTACAATTTATGGCAAATAGAGGCTATGCGGTATTACAAATAAACTATCGTGGCTCAGGCGGTAGAGGTAATGATTTTATAAAAAGCAACTATCAAAAGATGGGCGCTGAAATGCAGGATGATTTAACCGATGGTACGTTGTGGGCAATTGAACAAGGCATCGCCAATAAAGACAGAATTTGTATTTTTGGGGCAAGTTATGGTGGCTACGCCGCAATGATGGCAGTGGTAAAAGAGCCTGATTTATATAAATGCGCCATTCCTTATGTTGGTGTATATGATATTGCCATCCAAAAAGATGAAAGTGACACAGCCAACTTTGAAGGAGGACGCAAATTTTTAGCTGACGCCTGGAATGCTTATGATGAGGAATTTGTTAAAGAGCGCTCGCCTATTTACCATTTAGATAAATTGAAAGCACCACTGTTTTTAGTGCATGGCGAAGACGACCCTCGTTGTCCTATTGAACAATACGAAGCGCTAGCAGAAGCGTTGGATAAACGCGGCATAAAATATGAGTCTCTGGTGAAAGATGATGAAGGTCATGGTTTTTATGATCTTGATAACGTATTTGAACTGCATCAACGCTTAGAAAAGTTCCTTAAAAAACATATAGGTAATTAG
- a CDS encoding efflux RND transporter periplasmic adaptor subunit, whose product MCITRIFKLIVLTFLLSGPVLTGHAEEHIAEEFSKLTEPTQVQASQYVCPMHSHIIKDHPGKCPICGMDLVEVVRSHAPDTTVEVTVPGHIQQNMALTTERAETSVLWRFIETFGSVKYDENGQVHLHPRTTGWVEKLTVKTLGENVNKGQLLYEIYSPELLLAQDEYLSLYRDKTVGKNLKKRGRTRLNLLGLNDAFINKLEQRNQSFYRVPYYAPSNGIVAKLDLREGMFVNPENELMMIADTAKVWVIVDVFEHQMDWVKTGKWVEFDLPALGIFAREGKVEYIYPALDPITRTLKVRLSLNNPDGAFKPEMIANVRIYGGATEEVLNVPVQALIQTEQQNRVIVKTSDDKFIVKHVAVGTVSQGRAEIISGLNADDVVVTSGQFLIDSEANIQSAIQQMSNQGMQNNPQQNGHNH is encoded by the coding sequence ATGTGTATTACCCGTATTTTTAAATTAATTGTATTAACTTTTCTATTGTCTGGCCCAGTTTTAACCGGGCATGCAGAAGAACACATTGCTGAAGAGTTCAGTAAACTAACCGAGCCAACCCAAGTACAAGCTAGCCAGTATGTTTGCCCTATGCATTCACATATTATTAAAGACCACCCCGGAAAATGCCCTATTTGTGGTATGGATCTGGTGGAAGTTGTTCGCTCTCATGCTCCTGATACAACCGTTGAAGTTACTGTCCCTGGTCATATTCAACAGAATATGGCGCTCACCACGGAACGAGCCGAAACCTCAGTGTTATGGCGTTTCATAGAAACATTTGGTTCGGTTAAATATGATGAAAATGGACAAGTGCATTTGCACCCGCGCACCACAGGCTGGGTTGAAAAATTAACCGTAAAAACCTTAGGTGAGAACGTTAACAAAGGCCAATTGCTGTATGAGATCTACTCGCCAGAACTATTACTCGCGCAAGATGAATATTTAAGTTTATATCGCGACAAAACTGTCGGTAAAAATCTGAAGAAACGTGGGCGAACCCGATTAAATTTGCTGGGTTTAAATGATGCTTTTATCAATAAATTAGAACAGCGTAACCAGTCATTTTATCGTGTGCCATATTACGCACCAAGTAATGGTATTGTTGCTAAGTTAGATCTTCGAGAAGGCATGTTCGTAAACCCTGAAAATGAATTAATGATGATCGCCGATACCGCTAAAGTATGGGTAATAGTCGATGTGTTTGAGCATCAAATGGACTGGGTTAAAACCGGTAAATGGGTCGAGTTTGACTTACCCGCGCTCGGTATTTTTGCCCGTGAAGGTAAAGTTGAATATATCTACCCTGCTCTTGATCCGATCACCAGAACGTTAAAAGTACGTTTATCACTGAATAACCCTGATGGCGCCTTTAAACCTGAAATGATCGCTAATGTGCGTATTTATGGTGGTGCAACTGAAGAGGTGCTTAATGTACCCGTGCAAGCCTTGATTCAAACGGAACAGCAAAACAGGGTAATTGTAAAAACTAGTGATGATAAATTTATCGTTAAACATGTAGCAGTGGGCACCGTAAGCCAAGGTAGAGCCGAGATCATTTCAGGATTAAATGCTGATGATGTTGTGGTTACCTCCGGACAATTCTTAATAGACTCTGAAGCCAATATTCAGTCGGCTATACAGCAGATGTCTAATCAAGGCATGCAAAATAACCCACAACAAAATGGTCACAACCACTAG
- a CDS encoding S-(hydroxymethyl)glutathione dehydrogenase/class III alcohol dehydrogenase yields the protein MSDKFIKSKAAIAWGAGQPLSIEEVDVMLPRKGEVLVKVIASGVCHTDAFTLSGDDPEGIFPVILGHEGGGIVEQVGEGVTSVQVGDHVIPLYTPECGECKFCLSGKTNLCQQIRETQGKGLMPDGTTRFYKDGQPIFHYMGCSTFSEYTVLPEISLAKVNKEAPLEEVCLLGCGVTTGMGAVMNTAKVEEGATVAIFGLGGIGLSAVIGATMAKAGRIIAIDINESKFELAKKLGATDCINPKDYDKPIQDVIVELTDGGVDYSFECVGNVNLMRSALECCHKGWGESVVIGVAGAGQEISTRPFQLVTGRVWRGSAFGGVKGRTELPDYVERYLQGEFKLSDFITHTMGLEDINESFELMHKGESIRSVIHFDK from the coding sequence ATGTCAGATAAATTTATTAAATCGAAAGCCGCTATCGCCTGGGGAGCAGGACAACCGCTTTCAATTGAAGAAGTGGATGTAATGCTACCACGCAAAGGTGAAGTACTCGTCAAGGTTATTGCGTCAGGCGTATGTCATACCGATGCATTTACCTTATCGGGTGATGATCCAGAAGGGATTTTTCCGGTTATTTTAGGCCATGAAGGCGGTGGTATTGTCGAGCAAGTTGGTGAAGGCGTTACTAGCGTACAAGTTGGTGATCACGTAATTCCCTTATACACACCAGAATGTGGTGAGTGTAAATTCTGTTTGTCGGGTAAAACGAATCTTTGTCAGCAAATTCGTGAAACCCAAGGTAAAGGTTTAATGCCAGACGGAACTACTCGTTTTTATAAAGACGGTCAGCCGATTTTCCACTACATGGGTTGTTCAACGTTTTCTGAATACACAGTATTGCCAGAAATTTCGTTAGCGAAAGTAAATAAAGAAGCCCCATTAGAAGAAGTTTGTTTATTAGGTTGTGGTGTTACTACCGGTATGGGCGCGGTAATGAATACCGCTAAAGTTGAAGAAGGCGCAACAGTTGCCATTTTTGGTCTTGGTGGCATTGGTCTTTCAGCCGTTATTGGCGCAACTATGGCAAAAGCGGGCCGTATTATCGCTATCGATATTAACGAAAGTAAGTTTGAATTGGCGAAAAAATTGGGTGCAACTGATTGCATTAATCCAAAAGATTACGACAAACCAATTCAAGATGTCATTGTTGAATTAACCGATGGTGGTGTCGATTACTCGTTTGAATGTGTTGGTAACGTAAACTTAATGCGTTCAGCATTAGAGTGTTGTCACAAAGGTTGGGGCGAGTCCGTGGTTATTGGAGTTGCTGGTGCCGGACAAGAAATTTCAACTCGTCCATTTCAATTAGTGACTGGTCGTGTATGGCGCGGTTCAGCGTTTGGCGGTGTTAAAGGTCGCACTGAATTACCTGATTATGTAGAGCGTTACTTACAAGGTGAATTCAAATTAAGTGACTTTATTACTCATACTATGGGGTTAGAAGACATTAATGAATCATTTGAGTTGATGCATAAAGGCGAAAGTATCCGCAGCGTTATTCATTTCGATAAATAG
- a CDS encoding response regulator: MNSIHSHSQPSLELFQAVLDALPFCVFWKDRDSIGLGCNQALADVAGLNSPKDYLGKTDYDLPWTTEEADFFRECDRRVMESGKAEVNIIESQRQADGRLAWLETSKIPLTDSNGDIIGILGAFHDITERKRLEDESIANQKLNSLGTLAAGLAHDFNNILMMILGSSQLAKMKMVNGADKEEIEKHLDNIENATSQASVLTEKFMNYSERGAVTKTVCNLSEMLEEMTSFAQSSINSKIKYEVGDNKGLLYADVNQINQVMNNLLINAAQASTNNEEITVSIKNCEIKPEEHPELRSGNYFAISIKDNGVGIEKEITEDIFKPYFSTKEFGHGLGLSSCVTIVKNHNGSIQVESEVGTGSTFTVYLPILEKNHSIEPMHQPFSNEIMQGSGRILYIEDDPNTQAATFEMLEELGYEVKCYSNVQPAIDYIKQNPDDFDLVISDFIIGDVLQGGTEILDNVRQVRPDCPVVLITGYFQKLEKRADSNNQFSFIAQKPIGIAKISQIVNRFIGNTDNTAIKPIAENAKTILIVDDEPLIIKFLACFLSFHDYNVITAKSGQLALDKLKQEAVDLIITDQNMPDMKGIELSQEIKQLFPNTPIIISSGYSDEIGEHNINEFGISHFHKKGSNTEELIKSINNLLS, encoded by the coding sequence ATGAATTCAATTCACTCCCATTCACAGCCATCACTCGAATTGTTTCAAGCAGTACTCGATGCGCTACCATTTTGTGTGTTTTGGAAAGACCGAGACAGTATTGGTCTTGGTTGTAACCAAGCGCTTGCTGATGTTGCCGGACTTAATTCACCAAAAGATTATCTGGGCAAAACTGATTATGACTTACCCTGGACTACAGAAGAAGCCGATTTTTTTCGTGAATGTGATCGCCGAGTTATGGAGTCAGGCAAAGCCGAAGTCAATATTATAGAAAGCCAAAGACAAGCCGACGGACGACTTGCCTGGCTTGAGACCAGCAAGATACCTTTAACCGATAGTAATGGCGATATAATTGGAATATTAGGCGCGTTTCACGACATTACCGAACGAAAACGACTCGAAGATGAAAGTATTGCCAATCAAAAACTCAATTCTCTCGGCACCCTTGCCGCCGGCTTAGCCCATGATTTCAATAATATTTTAATGATGATCCTAGGCTCCAGTCAGTTAGCTAAAATGAAAATGGTTAATGGGGCTGATAAGGAGGAAATTGAAAAGCATTTAGATAATATTGAAAATGCCACATCACAAGCCTCTGTGCTCACCGAAAAATTTATGAATTATTCAGAACGTGGCGCTGTTACCAAAACGGTCTGTAATCTCTCCGAGATGCTCGAAGAAATGACTTCTTTTGCGCAATCTAGCATTAACTCTAAGATCAAATACGAGGTTGGTGATAACAAAGGCCTCTTGTATGCAGACGTGAACCAAATTAATCAGGTTATGAATAATCTTCTCATCAACGCGGCTCAGGCTTCGACCAATAATGAAGAGATCACTGTATCTATTAAAAATTGTGAAATTAAGCCCGAAGAGCACCCAGAGCTCCGCTCTGGCAACTACTTTGCAATTTCTATTAAAGATAATGGTGTTGGTATTGAAAAAGAGATCACAGAGGACATATTCAAACCGTATTTTTCCACTAAGGAGTTTGGCCATGGGCTCGGCTTAAGTTCTTGTGTAACCATAGTTAAAAATCATAACGGTTCGATTCAAGTAGAATCCGAAGTTGGCACAGGTTCTACGTTTACTGTTTACCTGCCAATATTAGAAAAAAATCATAGCATCGAGCCTATGCACCAGCCTTTTTCAAACGAGATAATGCAAGGTTCAGGACGTATTCTTTACATTGAAGATGATCCAAATACACAAGCAGCTACTTTTGAAATGCTGGAAGAATTAGGCTATGAGGTGAAATGCTATTCGAATGTACAGCCAGCAATTGATTATATAAAACAAAATCCAGATGATTTTGACCTCGTTATCAGCGATTTTATTATTGGTGATGTTTTACAAGGTGGCACTGAAATTCTCGACAATGTTCGTCAAGTAAGACCCGATTGTCCGGTGGTTTTGATCACTGGCTATTTTCAAAAGCTAGAGAAACGAGCTGATTCTAATAACCAGTTTTCTTTCATTGCGCAAAAACCTATTGGTATTGCCAAAATCAGTCAAATCGTTAATAGGTTTATCGGAAATACAGACAATACCGCAATAAAACCAATAGCAGAGAACGCTAAAACAATTCTTATTGTCGACGATGAACCATTAATTATTAAATTTTTAGCCTGTTTTTTAAGCTTCCACGATTACAATGTAATTACTGCTAAAAGTGGCCAACTTGCTCTAGATAAGCTTAAGCAAGAAGCTGTGGATTTAATTATTACCGATCAAAATATGCCCGACATGAAGGGGATAGAACTCAGTCAGGAAATTAAACAATTATTCCCGAATACTCCCATCATTATTAGCTCTGGCTATAGTGATGAAATAGGTGAGCACAATATTAATGAATTTGGCATTAGTCACTTTCATAAAAAGGGTTCCAACACTGAAGAATTAATAAAATCTATAAACAACCTGTTGTCGTGA